In Mycolicibacterium phocaicum, one DNA window encodes the following:
- a CDS encoding TetR/AcrR family transcriptional regulator, translated as MPAPISEEQKSRDREALLDAAEALFYERGIQAVGMDDIRAAAGIALKRIYGLFATKEELVVAVLQRRDRRWRGNLAQYVEQHEDPRERVLAVFDWLGQWFAEPDFRGCAWVNAYGELGTTSPAILAEVRAHKQAFHDQITGWVTAATDAPAAPFCLLAEGAIVAAAITGDAAAAQRAREASKSLLE; from the coding sequence ATGCCGGCGCCGATCAGCGAAGAGCAGAAGTCCCGCGACCGGGAAGCGCTACTCGACGCCGCCGAGGCGCTGTTCTACGAGCGCGGCATTCAAGCCGTCGGCATGGACGACATCCGGGCCGCAGCAGGGATCGCACTGAAACGCATCTACGGACTATTCGCGACCAAGGAAGAACTTGTCGTCGCCGTGCTGCAACGCCGTGACCGCCGCTGGCGCGGCAACCTGGCCCAGTACGTGGAACAGCACGAGGATCCACGAGAACGGGTCCTGGCGGTCTTCGACTGGCTGGGCCAGTGGTTCGCCGAGCCCGACTTCCGCGGCTGCGCCTGGGTCAACGCCTACGGCGAGCTGGGCACCACCTCGCCGGCCATCCTGGCTGAAGTGCGCGCGCACAAGCAGGCCTTCCACGACCAGATCACCGGCTGGGTCACGGCCGCCACCGATGCGCCCGCGGCACCCTTCTGCTTGTTGGCCGAAGGCGCGATCGTCGCCGCCGCCATCACCGGAGACGCCGCGGCAGCGCAGCGGGCCCGGGAAGCGAGCAAATCCCTCCTGGAATGA
- a CDS encoding NADH:flavin oxidoreductase/NADH oxidase: protein MSTLFTPLTLRDVTFAHRAWMSPMMQFSGNADGPEAGTPTDWHLQHFGSRVVGGVALAMVEATSVDPAGRSSVYDLGLWNDRQIPAFQRLTHFITSQGSVPGIQIVHGGRKASTGRPWPDPSRTPESWTTLGPSAIAFGHRPVPAELDVDDIERIVANFADSARRAAAAGFQVLEIHGAHGYLIHEFLSPQSNMRTDAYGGSLDNRMRFALQVAEAVRAAWPQHLPLFFRVSATDWLAGDTDDPRPGWTVEDTVALAVGLKKAGVDLIDVSTGGAVPDARIPVAPGYQVPFAKRVRAEADIPTAAVGMITEAEQAEAIVSGGEADAVFVARALLRNPNWVRDAAQHLGVTLPHPPQYSRGFA, encoded by the coding sequence ATGTCGACGCTCTTCACACCGCTGACCCTTCGCGATGTCACCTTCGCGCACCGCGCATGGATGTCGCCGATGATGCAGTTCTCCGGCAACGCCGACGGGCCGGAAGCCGGCACCCCGACCGACTGGCACCTACAGCACTTCGGTTCGCGGGTCGTCGGCGGCGTCGCCCTGGCGATGGTCGAGGCGACGTCCGTGGACCCCGCCGGGCGCAGCAGCGTCTACGACCTCGGGTTGTGGAATGACCGGCAGATTCCGGCATTCCAGCGTTTGACGCACTTCATCACCTCGCAGGGTTCGGTGCCGGGCATCCAGATCGTGCACGGCGGCCGCAAGGCGTCCACCGGGCGCCCCTGGCCGGACCCCAGCCGGACTCCCGAGTCCTGGACGACGCTGGGCCCCAGCGCCATTGCGTTCGGACATCGTCCCGTTCCCGCCGAACTCGACGTCGACGACATCGAGCGAATCGTGGCGAACTTCGCCGATTCCGCCCGACGAGCCGCCGCAGCCGGCTTCCAGGTGCTCGAAATCCACGGTGCCCACGGCTATCTCATTCACGAGTTCCTGTCGCCGCAGTCCAATATGCGCACCGATGCGTACGGCGGATCGCTCGACAACCGGATGCGATTCGCACTACAAGTCGCCGAAGCAGTGCGCGCTGCGTGGCCTCAGCACCTGCCGTTGTTCTTCCGGGTTTCCGCCACCGACTGGCTTGCCGGTGACACCGACGACCCACGCCCGGGCTGGACCGTCGAGGACACCGTCGCCCTCGCGGTCGGTTTGAAGAAAGCCGGCGTCGACCTCATCGACGTATCGACCGGCGGCGCGGTTCCCGACGCACGTATCCCGGTCGCCCCCGGCTATCAGGTTCCATTCGCGAAAAGGGTTCGCGCCGAGGCAGATATCCCCACCGCCGCGGTCGGAATGATCACCGAGGCCGAACAGGCCGAAGCGATCGTCTCCGGCGGTGAGGCCGACGCCGTCTTCGTCGCCCGTGCCCTGCTGCGCAATCCCAACTGGGTCCGCGACGCCGCGCAACACCTCGGGGTGACACTGCCGCACCCGCCTCAGTACTCACGGGGATTCGCATGA
- a CDS encoding nuclear transport factor 2 family protein, which yields MSEQRPPVPPFTTETALQKVQAAEDAWNTRDPQRVALAYTPDSVWRNRDVFVTGRAEIVQFLTTKWERELDYALRKALWGFRGNRMAVRFQYEWHDAAGQWWRSYGNELWQFDADGLMERREASINDARINESDRRIFGPRSERDRGVELPLQ from the coding sequence ATGAGCGAACAGCGCCCGCCCGTCCCGCCGTTCACGACAGAAACCGCACTTCAGAAAGTGCAAGCGGCCGAGGATGCCTGGAACACCCGCGACCCGCAGCGTGTCGCCCTGGCGTACACACCCGACTCGGTCTGGCGTAACCGGGACGTGTTCGTCACCGGTCGCGCGGAAATCGTGCAGTTCCTGACCACCAAGTGGGAGCGCGAACTGGACTATGCCCTGCGCAAGGCGCTGTGGGGGTTCCGAGGGAACCGCATGGCCGTCCGATTCCAGTACGAGTGGCACGACGCCGCGGGCCAGTGGTGGCGCAGCTACGGCAACGAACTCTGGCAGTTCGACGCGGACGGCTTGATGGAACGCCGTGAGGCGAGCATCAACGACGCGCGGATCAATGAGAGCGACCGGCGCATCTTCGGTCCGCGGTCGGAGCGCGATCGCGGAGTCGAACTTCCGCTCCAGTAG
- a CDS encoding DUF5313 domain-containing protein, whose translation MAADSPTFWQRITYAYGRRLPDHLQDWVRQDLTDDGAVRRHMIRYAIPPIFVLAPLWLLPASVYVHSEMTLPIYFWALVMAFVLNKVWRRYRLSQHGLDPNLIDEVLRQKQSQMHDRYVERFGPRPESAKWQANSRPF comes from the coding sequence ATGGCCGCCGACAGTCCGACGTTCTGGCAGCGCATCACCTACGCCTACGGGCGCCGTCTACCGGATCACCTGCAGGACTGGGTTCGTCAGGACCTGACTGACGACGGCGCTGTGCGCCGGCACATGATCCGGTACGCCATCCCGCCGATCTTCGTGCTGGCGCCGCTGTGGCTGCTGCCGGCGTCGGTGTACGTGCACTCGGAAATGACACTGCCGATCTACTTCTGGGCCCTCGTGATGGCGTTCGTGCTCAACAAGGTGTGGCGTCGCTACCGCCTGAGCCAGCACGGCCTCGACCCGAACCTGATCGACGAAGTCCTGCGGCAGAAGCAGTCGCAGATGCACGACCGCTATGTCGAGCGCTTCGGTCCGCGACCGGAATCCGCCAAATGGCAGGCGAACAGCCGGCCGTTCTGA